The Shewanella sp. KX20019 genome window below encodes:
- a CDS encoding cytochrome b, whose translation MLLNTKKSYGLVAIFFHWLSALAVIGLFAVGFWMVDLTYYSEWYKTAPYLHKSVGLILLLLTLSRILWRFFTPKPTSLASHKGWEKTAGHMTHNILYLLLLVIMLSGFLISTADGRGIWVFDWFEIPSFGAFIDDQADIAGVIHQYVAYSLIGLVLIHALGALKHHFIDKDSTLLRIIKIQND comes from the coding sequence ATGCTCTTAAATACCAAAAAGTCTTACGGCCTAGTGGCCATCTTTTTTCATTGGCTCTCCGCATTAGCTGTTATTGGTCTGTTTGCCGTTGGGTTTTGGATGGTGGATTTAACTTATTACAGTGAATGGTACAAAACAGCGCCGTATCTACATAAAAGTGTCGGGTTAATACTGTTACTGCTAACGCTTAGCAGAATATTGTGGCGATTTTTTACCCCCAAACCAACAAGTCTGGCAAGCCATAAAGGCTGGGAGAAAACTGCAGGTCATATGACTCACAATATTCTGTACCTGCTGTTACTGGTCATTATGCTCAGCGGTTTCTTAATCTCTACGGCTGATGGCCGAGGAATATGGGTATTTGATTGGTTTGAAATACCCAGCTTTGGCGCATTTATTGACGACCAAGCGGATATTGCCGGTGTGATCCACCAATACGTGGCTTACAGTTTAATCGGTTTAGTGCTAATTCATGCATTAGGTGCATTGAAGCATCACTTTATCGACAAAGATTCAACACTACTCAGAATTATCAAAATTCAAAACGACTAA
- a CDS encoding YceI family protein, with translation MKKGLLATALATTLMMASSAQAADYVIDTEGAHASIEFRVSHLGYSFVAGRFNTFEGDFSFDKKDVADAKVNVTINTSSIDSNHAERDKHLRSPDFLNTAKFPTANFESTSVDDKGDGNFVLNGNFTLNGVTKPLAIDAKVIGEGSDPWGGYRAGFTGSTEFALKDYNIKMDLGPASSHVSLNLVVEGVRK, from the coding sequence ATGAAAAAGGGTTTATTAGCTACAGCATTGGCTACGACTTTGATGATGGCAAGCTCAGCGCAGGCGGCAGATTATGTCATCGACACCGAAGGTGCTCATGCCTCTATAGAGTTTAGAGTAAGCCATTTAGGTTATAGCTTTGTTGCCGGTCGTTTTAATACGTTTGAAGGTGACTTTTCATTTGATAAAAAGGATGTTGCTGATGCAAAAGTCAACGTGACCATTAATACCAGCAGTATTGATTCAAATCACGCAGAGCGAGATAAGCATTTGCGTAGTCCTGACTTTTTAAATACAGCTAAATTCCCAACTGCGAATTTTGAGTCAACATCGGTTGATGATAAAGGCGATGGTAATTTTGTGTTGAACGGCAATTTCACTTTAAACGGGGTGACCAAGCCTTTAGCAATAGATGCGAAAGTGATAGGAGAGGGAAGTGATCCTTGGGGTGGTTATCGCGCAGGATTTACCGGAAGTACTGAATTTGCGCTAAAAGATTACAATATCAAAATGGATCTGGGCCCTGCTTCTTCTCACGTTAGCTTAAACCTCGTGGTGGAAGGTGTGCGTAAGTAG
- a CDS encoding oxidative damage protection protein produces MARTVNCVYLKKEAEGLGFQLYPGDLGKRIFDNVSKEAWTLWQSKQTMLINEKKLNMMNVDDRKFLEEQMVNFLFEGKDVEIEGYVPEKDDE; encoded by the coding sequence ATGGCTCGCACAGTAAATTGCGTATATTTGAAAAAAGAGGCTGAAGGTTTGGGATTTCAGCTCTACCCAGGTGATTTAGGCAAGCGTATTTTCGACAATGTGAGTAAAGAAGCTTGGACGCTTTGGCAATCAAAGCAAACAATGCTTATCAATGAAAAAAAACTCAACATGATGAATGTCGACGACCGGAAATTTCTAGAGGAGCAGATGGTAAACTTTCTCTTTGAAGGAAAAGATGTCGAAATCGAAGGTTATGTCCCTGAAAAAGACGACGAATAG
- the mutY gene encoding A/G-specific adenine glycosylase encodes MKSPTLFSDRIISWYDLHGRKQLPWQHNKTPYKVWISEIMLQQTQVATVIPYFEKFMSRFPDIDALASAEQDEVLHHWTGLGYYARARNLHKASQQIVEQHNGIFPVDFDDVLALPGIGRSTAGAILSLSLGLNHSILDGNVKRVLARHGAIEGWPGKKPVEDKLWQLTQQLTPSVDIQKYNQAMMDIGATVCTRSKPNCPVCPVAIDCRGQLTGRQLDYPGKKPKKVIPEKSAWLLVLELDNSVHLHKRPPSGIWGGLWCFAQFSTKAELDEHLSNQAYDISHQQELIGFRHTFSHFHLDIQPVLVSINKISDNQIMEQDSTVWYNLPHPPKVGLASATERILASLGSVLNKE; translated from the coding sequence ATGAAATCTCCCACACTCTTTTCAGACCGAATTATTAGTTGGTACGATCTCCATGGCCGTAAACAGCTCCCTTGGCAACACAATAAAACCCCATATAAAGTATGGATATCAGAGATCATGTTGCAACAAACTCAAGTTGCTACGGTTATTCCCTACTTTGAAAAATTTATGTCTCGCTTTCCAGATATCGATGCTTTGGCGTCAGCCGAACAAGATGAAGTACTGCATCACTGGACAGGCTTAGGGTATTACGCCAGAGCACGTAACCTACACAAGGCATCTCAGCAAATAGTTGAACAGCATAATGGTATTTTCCCGGTCGACTTTGACGATGTATTGGCACTGCCCGGTATTGGTCGCTCAACAGCCGGAGCCATTTTGTCTTTATCGTTGGGGTTAAATCACTCCATTCTTGATGGCAATGTAAAAAGAGTGCTTGCAAGGCACGGCGCTATCGAAGGCTGGCCTGGGAAAAAGCCAGTTGAAGATAAACTTTGGCAGTTAACGCAGCAACTAACTCCCAGCGTAGATATTCAAAAGTATAATCAAGCGATGATGGATATCGGCGCAACGGTATGCACCCGTTCGAAACCAAATTGCCCCGTTTGCCCAGTCGCAATTGACTGCCGGGGTCAGCTAACAGGCCGTCAACTGGATTATCCGGGCAAAAAACCAAAAAAGGTAATTCCAGAAAAGTCAGCATGGCTACTGGTATTAGAGCTAGACAATAGTGTTCATCTACACAAACGCCCGCCGAGTGGCATTTGGGGCGGGCTTTGGTGCTTTGCTCAGTTTTCAACTAAAGCTGAATTAGACGAGCACTTAAGCAATCAAGCTTACGATATTAGTCATCAACAAGAGTTGATAGGGTTTAGACACACCTTTAGCCATTTCCACCTCGATATTCAGCCTGTTTTAGTATCAATAAACAAAATTAGCGATAACCAGATCATGGAACAAGACTCCACGGTCTGGTATAACTTACCTCATCCACCTAAAGTTGGTTTAGCCTCAGCGACTGAGCGGATTCTAGCGAGTTTAGGTTCTGTATTAAATAAGGAGTAA
- the trmB gene encoding tRNA (guanosine(46)-N7)-methyltransferase TrmB → MSDVTTAEFNEEGKYLRKVRSFVLREGRLTKGQATALEQQWPAMGLDYTPEPIDLVEVFGREADTVLEIGFGMGASLVEMAKAAPELNFIGIEVHKPGVGSCLSVAAEAGVTNLRVYHHDALEVLGNSIAEASLARVQLFFPDPWHKKRHHKRRIVQAPFAELIRSKLKVGGVFHLATDWENYSEHMLEVMKSAPGYKNQSATGDVVERPEHRPLTKFEARGHRLGHGVWDLMFERV, encoded by the coding sequence ATGAGCGACGTAACAACCGCTGAATTCAATGAAGAGGGTAAATACCTTCGCAAAGTAAGAAGCTTTGTATTAAGAGAAGGCCGCCTAACGAAAGGCCAGGCAACTGCGTTGGAACAGCAGTGGCCAGCAATGGGTTTAGATTATACGCCCGAGCCTATCGATTTAGTCGAGGTTTTTGGTCGTGAAGCTGACACTGTGCTTGAGATTGGTTTTGGGATGGGCGCTTCATTAGTTGAAATGGCTAAAGCGGCTCCAGAATTGAACTTTATCGGCATTGAAGTACATAAGCCTGGTGTGGGGTCTTGTTTATCTGTTGCGGCAGAAGCTGGGGTCACTAACCTTCGCGTGTATCATCATGATGCACTTGAAGTGCTGGGAAACAGCATTGCCGAAGCCAGTTTGGCAAGGGTGCAATTATTCTTCCCAGATCCATGGCATAAGAAGCGTCATCACAAGCGTAGAATCGTGCAGGCTCCTTTCGCTGAACTTATCCGTAGCAAACTTAAAGTGGGCGGGGTGTTCCATCTGGCAACAGATTGGGAAAATTACAGCGAGCACATGTTAGAAGTCATGAAGAGTGCGCCAGGGTATAAAAACCAATCAGCGACAGGTGATGTTGTTGAGCGCCCTGAACATCGTCCACTAACAAAATTTGAAGCACGTGGTCACCGTTTAGGTCATGGCGTTTGGGATCTAATGTTTGAACGTGTTTAA
- a CDS encoding YggL family protein, producing the protein MAANRSRRLRKKLRVDEFQEFGFDTNWTFDESVTEEQIDAIVDQFIDEIIEPRDLGFHGGGHKEWEGIIATQDIGKCTDEDRAAVKTFFEGQPVANVEIGELYDIWWS; encoded by the coding sequence ATGGCAGCTAATCGTAGTCGTCGTTTACGTAAAAAGTTACGCGTTGATGAGTTTCAAGAGTTTGGATTCGATACCAATTGGACGTTCGATGAGTCTGTAACGGAAGAGCAGATTGATGCCATTGTTGATCAGTTTATCGATGAGATAATCGAACCTAGAGACCTTGGTTTCCATGGTGGCGGACACAAAGAGTGGGAAGGTATCATTGCTACTCAAGATATCGGTAAATGTACAGATGAAGATAGAGCTGCAGTTAAAACCTTCTTCGAAGGCCAACCTGTTGCTAATGTTGAAATCGGCGAGCTATACGATATCTGGTGGAGCTAA
- the glsB gene encoding glutaminase B, whose product MPELALLEEVVEKVRPLLGKGKVADYIPALAEVNTHKLGIAVTTRDGVTIGAGDYLEPFSIQSISKVFSLTLALMHYEELEIWSRVGKEPSGQSFNSLVQVELEKGLPRNPFINAGALVIADLLQGRLGAPKQRMLEIVREISDNNRVGYDKVVANSEYQHSARNAAIAYLMKSFGNFNNDVNTVLKSYFHYCSLRMSCADLSKAMLYLANRGKTLAGKQLITPVQTRQLNALLATSGLYDGAGEFAYRVGMPGKSGVGGGIIAVIPGDMSVCVWSPELDANGNSLAGTAALEALCQSLGRSIF is encoded by the coding sequence ATGCCTGAATTGGCATTACTTGAGGAGGTCGTAGAGAAAGTACGGCCTCTTTTAGGTAAAGGTAAAGTAGCAGACTACATTCCTGCACTTGCTGAGGTAAATACTCATAAATTGGGTATCGCCGTGACAACCAGAGATGGTGTCACTATTGGGGCTGGAGATTATCTCGAGCCCTTTTCAATTCAAAGTATTTCAAAAGTATTTAGCCTAACATTAGCGTTAATGCACTATGAAGAGCTTGAGATTTGGTCTCGTGTCGGCAAAGAGCCATCAGGACAATCTTTCAACTCACTAGTACAAGTTGAGTTGGAAAAAGGGCTACCACGAAACCCATTTATTAATGCGGGTGCCTTGGTTATCGCAGACCTTTTGCAAGGTAGGTTAGGCGCGCCAAAACAGCGAATGTTAGAGATAGTTCGTGAAATCAGTGATAACAACAGAGTGGGTTACGACAAAGTCGTTGCTAATTCAGAGTATCAACATAGCGCGCGCAATGCCGCAATTGCTTATTTGATGAAGTCGTTCGGTAACTTCAATAATGATGTTAATACTGTTCTTAAAAGTTATTTTCATTATTGCTCTTTGAGAATGAGTTGTGCTGATCTGTCTAAGGCAATGTTATACCTTGCTAACCGTGGAAAGACCCTCGCAGGTAAGCAACTTATTACGCCGGTGCAAACGCGGCAACTAAATGCTTTGTTAGCCACTTCGGGTTTATACGACGGGGCAGGCGAGTTTGCTTATCGGGTTGGTATGCCTGGAAAAAGTGGCGTAGGTGGTGGCATTATAGCCGTCATTCCAGGTGACATGTCAGTGTGCGTATGGTCACCGGAACTTGACGCTAATGGTAACTCACTTGCTGGAACCGCTGCGCTAGAAGCGCTTTGTCAATCGCTTGGGCGTTCAATCTTTTAA
- a CDS encoding YggN family protein produces MKRLLTSVGVSAVLLSASSLQIVNAHEDSDKHFNNECEVSLNYDVTVEPKKLTVSDVGKEQYRIEMNELFVNGEQVSLNKQQQALVNQYADEVSAQVPEVIELVNDAVAMASTAVSMALTPLLGDATGAKIDEMMDGLQERIEDVAYQNGDTFYLGATESSLENAFGEEFEKEMEQLVQNSIGTMMMTLGSQMMSGEGDSFEQKMESFSTKMDSIGDDIELQMEEQAQDLEVRGEKLCENFKSLVKLEKELHTQIPELAKYSLIATADQTLRE; encoded by the coding sequence ATGAAAAGACTTCTTACCTCAGTTGGTGTTTCCGCTGTACTACTGTCAGCGTCTAGCTTGCAAATAGTGAATGCTCATGAAGACTCAGATAAGCATTTTAACAACGAATGTGAAGTATCGTTAAATTACGATGTTACCGTTGAACCGAAAAAGTTAACTGTTAGTGACGTCGGTAAAGAGCAATACCGAATTGAAATGAATGAGCTTTTTGTCAATGGCGAACAAGTATCGCTAAACAAACAACAGCAAGCACTAGTTAACCAATACGCCGATGAGGTTTCAGCTCAAGTACCAGAAGTTATTGAGCTTGTGAATGACGCGGTTGCAATGGCATCGACGGCAGTGAGTATGGCATTGACCCCTCTATTAGGTGATGCTACTGGCGCTAAGATTGATGAGATGATGGATGGTTTACAAGAACGAATTGAAGATGTGGCTTACCAGAATGGTGACACCTTTTATCTTGGCGCGACAGAATCTTCTCTTGAAAATGCATTTGGCGAAGAGTTTGAAAAAGAGATGGAGCAGTTAGTACAAAACTCTATTGGCACCATGATGATGACGCTGGGTAGTCAAATGATGTCTGGTGAAGGTGATTCGTTTGAACAAAAAATGGAGTCATTTTCAACAAAGATGGACTCAATCGGCGACGATATAGAGTTGCAAATGGAAGAGCAAGCACAGGATCTGGAGGTTCGTGGGGAAAAGCTCTGTGAAAACTTTAAATCTTTAGTGAAATTGGAGAAAGAGTTACACACTCAAATTCCAGAGTTAGCAAAATACTCTTTAATAGCGACAGCAGACCAAACACTGCGTGAGTAA
- a CDS encoding LysR family transcriptional regulator, whose translation MLELLEPIAIFTHVARAGSFSSAARKLGISKSKVSTQVADLEHKLGVQLIQRTTRSLSLTEAGHLLYAQGEELLRDADQAVASVHNLNDATRGVLKVGISQSFGTMHIIPALPAFMAKHPELELQVSLLDHKVDVVSEGLDLLLTMSEQLPLGMVARPLMKCQFLLAASPSYIEQHGMPNSPEQLVDHNCLVYQGEWHEHSVWQFRQGDDYCEIGVSGNFRVDNAPALKTAAVSGLGVVYLASYLLEDEIAQGTLVPILDEWQLTNHLPLQAVYPRRKHLAPKVSAFIDFIKDHIGSPPYWDDPYKELYAKRK comes from the coding sequence ATGTTAGAACTTTTAGAACCAATCGCGATTTTTACTCATGTAGCTCGAGCGGGCAGTTTTAGCTCTGCGGCACGAAAGTTAGGCATATCTAAGTCAAAAGTGAGTACTCAGGTCGCAGATCTTGAGCACAAGCTTGGTGTCCAACTTATTCAGCGTACCACTCGTAGTTTAAGCCTAACAGAGGCTGGTCACCTGCTCTATGCGCAAGGCGAAGAGCTGCTAAGAGATGCAGACCAAGCTGTTGCCAGCGTACATAACCTAAATGATGCAACTCGTGGTGTATTGAAAGTGGGTATTTCACAATCTTTTGGTACGATGCACATCATTCCAGCCTTACCAGCTTTTATGGCAAAACACCCGGAGCTAGAGCTGCAAGTGAGTTTGCTTGATCACAAGGTTGATGTTGTAAGCGAAGGGTTAGATCTGTTGCTGACAATGTCAGAGCAGTTGCCTCTTGGCATGGTTGCTAGGCCGCTTATGAAATGTCAGTTCTTGCTGGCAGCGTCGCCATCTTATATTGAACAACATGGTATGCCAAATAGTCCTGAACAGCTGGTTGATCACAACTGCCTTGTTTATCAAGGTGAATGGCATGAGCATAGTGTTTGGCAGTTTAGGCAAGGCGATGATTATTGTGAGATAGGCGTATCGGGCAACTTTAGAGTCGATAATGCACCTGCGCTAAAAACAGCTGCAGTGAGTGGTTTAGGTGTGGTTTATCTTGCCAGTTATTTATTGGAAGATGAAATTGCTCAAGGCACGCTAGTACCTATTCTTGATGAGTGGCAATTGACCAATCATCTGCCTTTACAAGCTGTATATCCAAGACGTAAACACCTAGCACCAAAGGTCAGCGCATTCATCGATTTCATTAAAGATCATATCGGTAGCCCACCTTATTGGGACGATCCATATAAAGAATTGTATGCAAAACGTAAGTAA
- a CDS encoding DUF885 domain-containing protein: MPIKTKISFIALSLSFCFNSSVYAAPTAANYLSPSESVAQKANSESEKANVLFESIFMENVLASPISQTHLGIKTDYDKWDEMSDAATDAQLLRTKKHLSQLKKLKVDKLDRQTTLSYQLLTQKLEQEIKDDQWRYHSYPVNQMYGGHSQVASLLINQHQISDVKDAKAYISRLNGVSKRLEQLQIALEVRAEKGIIAPKFVFPYVISDSKNIVKGAPFDEGEDSALWADFKRKVDTLSISSDEQQQLLFAAKTALVDEVKPAYDKLISYMTKLETKADTRDGAWKFPDGESYYNNALARTTTTDMSANDIHKLGLSEVARIHTEMRSIMKKVNFEGSFQEFFAFMRDDQQFYYTDTDQGREAYLQEAISLIDTMSSRLDEVFKVKPKAPMIVKQVEAFREKSAGKAFYNNPSPDGSRPGTYYANLYDMKAMPKYQMEALAYHEGTPGHHMQIAIAQELEGVPKFRKYGGYTAYIEGWGLYSEYFPKEMGMYADPYSDFGRLAMELWRACRLVVDTGIHAKKWSREDSINYYVSNTPNAESDAIKMVERHIVMPSQATAYKVGMLKLLELRAKAQTALGDKFDIRDFHTVVLQNGPVPLDVLESEIVLWIEKSS, from the coding sequence ATGCCAATAAAAACAAAAATCAGTTTCATCGCCCTGTCCCTTTCTTTCTGCTTTAACTCCTCGGTTTATGCAGCGCCAACCGCTGCTAATTACTTGAGTCCAAGTGAAAGCGTCGCTCAAAAAGCCAATAGCGAATCTGAAAAAGCTAACGTACTGTTCGAAAGCATTTTTATGGAAAACGTATTAGCTAGCCCTATATCGCAAACCCATTTAGGGATCAAAACAGATTACGATAAATGGGACGAGATGAGCGACGCAGCAACAGATGCTCAGTTGCTGCGCACCAAGAAACATTTGTCCCAGCTAAAAAAACTCAAAGTTGATAAGCTTGATAGGCAGACAACGCTAAGCTATCAGCTACTAACACAAAAGCTTGAACAAGAGATAAAAGACGATCAATGGCGTTACCATAGCTATCCTGTAAATCAGATGTATGGTGGCCACTCACAGGTTGCTTCCTTGTTAATAAACCAACATCAGATCAGCGATGTAAAAGATGCTAAAGCTTACATTAGCCGTTTAAATGGCGTATCAAAGCGTCTTGAACAACTACAAATAGCATTAGAGGTGCGTGCAGAGAAAGGTATTATCGCCCCTAAATTTGTATTTCCGTATGTCATCTCCGATAGTAAAAACATCGTCAAAGGTGCACCTTTTGATGAAGGCGAAGACAGTGCTCTATGGGCCGACTTTAAACGTAAAGTAGATACTCTGTCGATAAGCTCCGATGAGCAGCAGCAACTGCTCTTTGCTGCAAAAACAGCATTGGTCGATGAGGTTAAGCCGGCGTACGACAAACTTATCAGCTACATGACTAAGCTTGAAACCAAAGCGGATACTCGCGATGGTGCGTGGAAGTTCCCCGACGGTGAAAGCTACTATAACAATGCTTTAGCACGGACCACCACCACAGATATGAGCGCCAATGACATTCATAAACTGGGCCTTTCTGAAGTTGCTCGTATTCACACCGAAATGCGTAGCATTATGAAAAAGGTCAATTTTGAAGGTAGCTTTCAAGAGTTCTTTGCCTTCATGCGTGATGACCAGCAGTTCTATTATACTGATACAGACCAAGGCCGTGAGGCGTACTTACAAGAAGCTATTTCACTCATTGATACCATGAGTAGCCGGCTTGATGAAGTGTTTAAAGTAAAGCCAAAAGCACCAATGATCGTTAAACAGGTCGAAGCATTTAGAGAAAAGTCAGCCGGTAAAGCCTTTTATAACAATCCGTCACCAGATGGCAGCCGCCCTGGCACCTACTACGCAAACCTTTATGACATGAAAGCGATGCCAAAATACCAAATGGAGGCTCTCGCTTATCATGAGGGAACACCTGGTCATCATATGCAGATAGCTATCGCTCAAGAGCTTGAGGGGGTGCCGAAGTTCCGTAAATATGGCGGTTATACCGCTTACATTGAAGGGTGGGGTTTGTATAGCGAGTACTTCCCTAAAGAGATGGGCATGTATGCTGATCCCTATTCTGATTTTGGCCGCTTAGCCATGGAATTGTGGCGCGCATGTCGCCTGGTAGTTGATACTGGTATTCATGCTAAAAAGTGGTCGCGTGAAGACTCGATAAACTACTATGTTTCCAATACACCCAACGCAGAGTCTGACGCCATTAAAATGGTAGAAAGGCATATCGTGATGCCATCACAAGCAACAGCCTATAAAGTCGGCATGTTAAAGCTGCTCGAACTAAGAGCAAAAGCACAAACAGCGCTGGGTGATAAGTTCGATATAAGAGATTTCCATACCGTCGTATTGCAAAACGGTCCGGTTCCACTTGATGTGCTTGAGTCTGAAATAGTGCTGTGGATAGAGAAAAGTAGCTAA
- the hemW gene encoding radical SAM family heme chaperone HemW: MLILPPLSLYIHIPWCVQKCPYCDFNSHGQHGALPQTEYVDALIADLKQDLHYVQGRQLHTIFIGGGTPSLFDAAQIQRLLVEVDKLIKFKDNIEITMEANPGTLEHDDFIAYRQAGVTRLSIGVQSFSSDKLNLLGRIHDKTEAQVAAQKAKASGYQSFNLDLMHGLPNQSFDEALADIETAAELAPPHLSWYQLTIEPNTLFHSKPPQLPDDEKLWEIYQQGQKRLAELGYIQYEISAYSKEGFQCQHNLNYWQFGDYLGIGCGAHGKVTQLAENQILRTVKIKHPKGYLAANDYTSDVTIVAEEDRPLEYLMNRLRLMTPIPKLEFEQRTGLDRTVLTAGVELACGKGLMTQSSEHWQLTPKGHMFVNDLLSQFL; the protein is encoded by the coding sequence ATGTTAATCCTGCCACCATTAAGCCTATACATTCATATTCCTTGGTGTGTACAGAAATGTCCCTACTGTGATTTTAACTCTCACGGTCAACATGGCGCGTTACCACAAACTGAATATGTAGACGCGCTTATCGCCGACTTGAAACAAGATCTTCATTATGTCCAAGGTCGGCAGCTACACACTATTTTTATTGGTGGCGGCACACCCTCTTTGTTTGATGCGGCGCAAATACAACGTCTTCTCGTTGAAGTTGATAAGCTTATTAAGTTTAAAGACAATATCGAGATCACCATGGAAGCAAACCCAGGTACCTTAGAGCATGATGATTTTATTGCCTACCGCCAAGCCGGGGTCACTCGTTTATCTATTGGAGTGCAGAGCTTTTCCAGTGACAAGCTAAATTTACTCGGTCGCATCCATGATAAGACAGAAGCACAAGTCGCTGCACAAAAAGCAAAAGCATCAGGCTATCAGAGTTTCAATTTAGATCTAATGCACGGCCTACCTAATCAAAGCTTTGATGAGGCATTAGCCGATATAGAAACCGCTGCGGAATTGGCGCCGCCGCATCTGTCTTGGTATCAACTAACTATCGAGCCGAATACCCTGTTTCATTCCAAGCCACCTCAGCTGCCTGATGATGAAAAGCTATGGGAAATTTACCAGCAAGGGCAAAAAAGGCTGGCAGAGCTTGGGTACATACAATACGAAATATCAGCTTATTCGAAAGAGGGCTTCCAATGCCAGCATAACCTTAACTACTGGCAGTTTGGCGACTATTTAGGCATTGGCTGTGGCGCCCACGGAAAAGTTACTCAGTTAGCTGAGAATCAAATTCTGCGTACGGTTAAGATTAAACACCCTAAAGGCTATCTTGCTGCAAATGATTACACCTCTGATGTGACTATCGTGGCAGAGGAAGATAGGCCGCTCGAGTACTTGATGAATCGCTTAAGACTGATGACGCCCATCCCTAAACTTGAATTTGAACAACGCACAGGCTTAGATCGAACAGTATTAACTGCAGGAGTAGAGCTGGCTTGTGGCAAAGGATTAATGACCCAAAGTAGCGAACATTGGCAGTTGACGCCCAAAGGCCATATGTTTGTGAATGACTTATTGTCACAATTCCTATAA
- the rdgB gene encoding RdgB/HAM1 family non-canonical purine NTP pyrophosphatase — MNQIVLASGNKGKLKEFSELMADYGVEILAQSNFNVSEVAETGTTFVENAIIKARHAAEITGHAAIADDSGLEVDFLQGAPGIYSARYAGEGAQDQQNYTKLLNALDNQSQRSARFQCVLVYMRHAKDPTPIICQASWEGTIGFEPLGDNGHGYDPIFIPAEHQCSAAELSSDEKNQLSHRGKALVLLIDAMKQQGIFS, encoded by the coding sequence ATGAATCAAATCGTCCTTGCTAGCGGTAATAAAGGTAAGCTCAAAGAATTTTCCGAACTAATGGCTGATTACGGTGTAGAGATCCTCGCCCAAAGTAATTTCAACGTCTCTGAAGTCGCTGAAACTGGTACCACTTTTGTTGAAAATGCGATTATTAAAGCGCGCCATGCGGCAGAGATTACTGGCCATGCCGCTATCGCCGACGACTCAGGTTTAGAAGTTGATTTTCTGCAAGGAGCTCCAGGGATCTATTCGGCGCGTTATGCTGGCGAAGGTGCCCAAGATCAGCAAAATTACACCAAACTACTTAACGCACTAGATAACCAGTCACAACGCAGTGCTCGTTTTCAGTGTGTATTGGTCTACATGCGTCATGCAAAGGACCCAACCCCCATTATTTGCCAAGCATCTTGGGAGGGCACTATCGGCTTTGAACCACTAGGTGACAACGGCCATGGTTATGACCCTATTTTTATCCCTGCAGAGCATCAATGTAGTGCAGCCGAACTGAGCAGTGATGAAAAGAACCAGTTAAGCCATCGCGGCAAAGCACTGGTTTTACTCATTGATGCGATGAAACAACAAGGTATTTTTAGCTAA
- a CDS encoding DUF4426 domain-containing protein encodes MFRSLTAILLLSLCLISSAFAEQKQKVGNYDIHYVALSSTFLTPSIAKSYGIKRSSYTGILNISVLDTSVEGNPAVAIEITGIANNLLDARVELKFREIREGDSIYYIAEVPYRDDQEINFNIALKHGSKLNTQLKFKQKFYVE; translated from the coding sequence ATGTTCCGCTCTCTAACAGCCATTTTATTGCTCAGTTTATGTCTCATCAGTAGCGCATTTGCTGAGCAAAAACAAAAAGTCGGTAACTACGATATTCATTATGTAGCCCTTAGCAGTACCTTTTTAACGCCCAGCATTGCCAAGTCTTACGGTATTAAACGCAGTAGTTATACGGGGATCTTAAATATTTCGGTGTTAGATACTAGCGTAGAGGGTAATCCTGCGGTTGCAATTGAAATTACCGGAATAGCCAACAACCTACTTGATGCGCGCGTTGAGTTAAAATTTAGAGAAATACGTGAAGGCGACTCTATCTACTATATTGCAGAAGTACCCTATCGCGATGATCAAGAGATTAACTTTAACATAGCCTTAAAACATGGCTCAAAACTCAATACACAGCTTAAATTTAAGCAAAAGTTCTATGTAGAGTAG
- the yggU gene encoding DUF167 family protein YggU, with product MVAVSMQQGNLLLQLYIQPKASRDQIIGLHGEELKIAITAPPVDGKANAHLTKYLAKAFKVPKGDITIVKGQMGRHKQVLIRDPKLIPATIQNLL from the coding sequence GTGGTTGCAGTAAGCATGCAGCAGGGAAACCTGCTGCTTCAACTTTATATTCAACCCAAAGCAAGTCGTGACCAAATTATTGGACTTCATGGTGAAGAGCTAAAAATAGCGATTACCGCTCCCCCTGTTGACGGAAAGGCCAACGCACACCTGACCAAATACCTCGCTAAAGCATTCAAAGTCCCTAAGGGGGATATAACCATTGTTAAAGGCCAAATGGGACGACACAAACAAGTGTTAATCCGCGATCCTAAGCTCATACCCGCAACAATACAAAACCTTTTGTAA